A genomic region of Parambassis ranga chromosome 7, fParRan2.1, whole genome shotgun sequence contains the following coding sequences:
- the LOC114438641 gene encoding keratin, type II cytoskeletal 8-like, which produces MTTMSVKRTSFHSSSGGGGFGGSMRSGGGGFSSRSAVMMRPAMSVSSSMAGGSMLRSSGGAGFGGGAGFSSASAFGSGGGSGFGMGGGAGLGMGGGGGGFGFGAGGMGGGMIPTITNVQVNQSLLAPLNLEIDPTIQTVRTQEKEQIKTLNNRFASFIDKVRFLEQQNKMLETKWNLLQDQTTTRSNIDSMFEAYIANLRRQLDGLGNEKIKLEGELKNMQGLVEDFKNKYEDEINKRAAVENEFVLLKKDVDGAYMNKIELEAKVDALQDEINFLRAVYDAELRELQGQIKDTSVIVEMDNSRNLDMDAIVAEVRAQYEEIANNSRADAEKWYQQKFQEMQTSASQAGDDLRSTKSEIAELNRMISRIQNEIEAVKGQRANLEAQIAEAEERGELAVKDAKARIRDLEDALQRAKQDMARQVREYQELMNVKLALDIEIATYRKLLEGEESRISSGGGSATIHVQSTSSSMAAGGGGGGFGAGGFGSGMGFGSGMGGGMGGGMGMGGGYGGGMSSMSIGGGGLMSSRSSSRVSSTRY; this is translated from the exons ATGACTACTATGAGCGTGAAAAGGACCagcttccacagcagcagcggtggtGGTGGCTTTGGTGGAAGCATGcgttcaggaggaggaggtttttcCTCAAGATCTGCTGTTATGATGAGGCCTGCAATGTCGGTTTCATCTAGCATGGCTGGTGGCTCCATGCTCAGGTCAAGTGGTGGAGCTGGCTTTGGAGGTGGTGCTGGATTCAGTTCTGCCTCTGCTtttggtagtggtggtggttctggtttTGGTATGGGTGGTGGTGCTGGTCTTGGTAtgggcggtggtggtggtggttttgGCTTTGGTGCTGGAGGTATGGGAGGTGGTATGATACCTACCATCACAAACGTTCAAGTCAACCAGAGCCTGCTGGCCCCTCTGAACCTCGAGATTGACCCCACCATCCAAACTGTCCGCACCCAAGAGAAGGAGCAGATCAAGACACTGAACAACCGCTTCGCAAGCTTCATTGACAAG GTCCgcttcctggagcagcagaacaAAATGCTGGAGACCAAGTGGAACCTGCTGCAAGACCAGACCACCACACGCTCCAACATTGACAGCATGTTCGAGGCCTACATCGCCAACCTGCGCAGACAGCTGGACGGGCTCGGCAATGAGAAGATCAAGCTGGAGGGAGAGCTGAAGAACATGCAGGGATTGGTGGAGGACTTTAAGAACAA ATATGAAGATGAAATCAACAAGCGTGCTGCTGTGGAGAATGAGTTTGTGCTCCTCAAGAAG GATGTTGATGGCGCCTACATGAACAAAATTGAGCTGGAGGCCAAGGTTGACGCCCTTCAAGATGAGATTAACTTCCTCAGAGCAGTTTATGACGCT GAACTTCGTGAGCTTCAGGGACAGATCAAGGACACTTCAGTCATTGTGGAGATGGACAACAGCCGCAACCTGGATATGGACGCCATCGTGGCTGAAGTCAGAGCACAGTACGAGGAGATCGCcaacaacagcagagcagaTGCTGAGAAATGGTATCAGCAGAAG TTCCAGGAAATGCAGACCAGTGCATCCCAGGCCGGAGATGACCTTCGCTCCACCAAGAGCGAGATTGCTGAGCTCAACCGGATGATTAGCCGCATCCAGAATGAGATCGAGGCAGTCAAGGGACAG CGTGCCAACCTGGAAGCCCAGATCGCTGAGGCTGAGGAGCGTGGTGAGCTGGCAGTGAAGGACGCCAAGGCCCGCATAAGGGACCTTGAAGATGCCCTGCAGAGAGCTAAGCAGGACATGGCCCGCCAGGTCCGCGAATACCAAGAGCTCATGAACGTCAAGTTGGCTCTGGACATTGAGATTGCCACCTACAGGAAGCTTCTGGAGGGAGAGGAATCCAG AATTTCCTCTGGTGGTGGAAGTGCAACCATCCACGTACAGTCCACAAGCAGCAGCATGG ctgctggtggtggtggaggaggcttCGGTGCAGGAGGCTTCGGCAGTGGAATGGGCTTCGGTTCTGGCATGGGAGGCGGCATGGGCGGCGGCATGGGCATGGGCGGTGGCTATGGCGGCGGCATGAGCAGCATGAGCATcggaggtggtggcctcatgaGCTCAAGAAGCAGCAGCCGTGTGTCATCTACGCGCtactaa
- the LOC114438246 gene encoding LOW QUALITY PROTEIN: mitogen-activated protein kinase 14A-like (The sequence of the model RefSeq protein was modified relative to this genomic sequence to represent the inferred CDS: deleted 1 base in 1 codon): protein MSPQLKKILHLTGTPDSSLVQKMQSKDAQSYVQGLPPQKKKNFKEVFPSMDKNAINLLEGMLLLDPEDPKRLTVKQGISHRFLAEHCDPESELDSDPYDDSFESLELAVGEWKSLIHMEIMTFDPDNPSKTAM, encoded by the exons ATGTCTCCACAA CTAAAGAAGATCCTCCATCTGACAGGAACACCGGACTCCTCCCTGGTGCAGAAGATGCAGAGTAAAGAT GCACAGTCATATGTGCAGGGGCTCCCaccacaaaagaagaaaaatttcAAGGAAGTGTTTCCATCCATGGATAAGAATG CTATAAACCTGCTGGAGGGGATGTTGCTGCTGGATCCAGAAGATCCA AAGAGGCTGACAGTGAAGCAGGGAATCTCCCACCGCTTCCTGGCTGAACATTGTGACCCAGAGAGCGAACTGGACTCTGACCCTTATGATGATTCCTTTGAGAGCTTGGAGCTTGCAGTCGGCGAGTGGAAGA GCCTAATCCACATGGAGATCATGACCTTCGACCCTGACAATCCCAGTAAGACTGCCATGTAG
- the LOC114438016 gene encoding keratin, type II cytoskeletal 8-like has protein sequence MTTMSVKRTSFHSSSGGGGFGGSMRSGGGGFSSRSAVMMRPAMLVSSSMAGGSMLRSSGGAGFGGGAGFSSASAFGSGGGSGFGMGGGAGLGMGGGGGGFGFGAGGMGGGMIPTITNVQVNHSLLAPLNLEIDPTIQTVRTQEKEQIKTLNNRFASFIDKVRFLEQQNKMLETKWNLLQDQTTTRSNIDSMFEAYIANLRRQLDGLGNEKIKLEGELKNMQGLVEDFKNKYEDEINKRAAVENEFVLLKKDVDGAYMNKIELEAKVDALQDEINFLRAVYDAELRELQGQIKDTSVIVEMDNSRNLDMDAIVAEVRAQYEEIANNSRADAEKWYQQKFQEMQTSASQAGDDLRSTKSEIAELNRMISRIQNEIEAVKGQRANLEAQIAEAEERGELAVKDAKARIRDLEDALQRAKQDMARQVREYQELMNVKLALDIEIATYRKLLEGEESRISSGGGSATIHIQSTSSSMAAGGGGGGFGAGGFGSGMGFGSGMGGGMGGGMGMGGGYGGGMSSMSIGGGGLMSSRSSSRVSSTRY, from the exons ATGACTACTATGAGCGTGAAAAGGACCagcttccacagcagcagcggtggtGGTGGCTTTGGTGGAAGCATGcgttcaggaggaggaggtttttcCTCAAGATCTGCTGTTATGATGAGGCCTGCAATGTTGGTTTCATCTAGCATGGCTGGTGGCTCCATGCTCAGGTCAAGTGGTGGAGCTGGCTTTGGAGGTGGTGCTGGATTCAGTTCTGCCTCTGCTtttggtagtggtggtggttctggtttTGGTATGGGTGGTGGTGCTGGTCTTGGTAtgggcggtggtggtggtggttttgGCTTTGGTGCTGGAGGTATGGGAGGTGGTATGATACCTACCATCACAAACGTCCAAGTCAACCATAGCCTGCTGGCCCCTCTGAACCTCGAGATTGACCCCACCATCCAAACTGTCCGCACCCAAGAGAAGGAGCAGATCAAGACACTGAACAACCGCTTCGCAAGCTTCATTGACAAG GTCCgcttcctggagcagcagaacaAAATGCTGGAGACCAAGTGGAACCTGCTGCAAGACCAGACCACCACACGCTCCAACATTGACAGCATGTTCGAGGCCTACATCGCCAACCTGCGCAGACAGCTGGACGGGCTCGGCAATGAGAAGATCAAGCTGGAGGGAGAGCTGAAGAACATGCAGGGATTGGTGGAGGACTTTAAGAACAA ATATGAAGATGAAATCAACAAGCGTGCTGCTGTGGAGAATGAGTTTGTGCTCCTCAAGAAG GATGTTGATGGCGCCTACATGAACAAAATTGAGCTGGAGGCCAAGGTTGACGCCCTTCAAGATGAGATTAACTTCCTCAGAGCAGTTTATGACGCT GAACTTCGTGAGCTTCAGGGACAGATCAAGGACACTTCAGTCATTGTGGAGATGGACAACAGCCGCAACCTGGATATGGACGCCATCGTGGCTGAAGTCAGAGCACAGTACGAGGAGATCGCcaacaacagcagagcagaTGCTGAGAAATGGTATCAGCAGAAG TTCCAGGAAATGCAGACCAGTGCATCCCAGGCCGGAGATGACCTTCGCTCCACCAAGAGCGAGATTGCTGAGCTCAACCGGATGATTAGCCGCATCCAGAATGAGATCGAGGCAGTCAAGGGACAG CGTGCCAACCTGGAAGCCCAGATCGCTGAGGCTGAGGAGCGTGGTGAGCTGGCAGTGAAGGACGCCAAGGCCCGCATAAGGGACCTTGAAGATGCCCTGCAGAGAGCTAAGCAGGACATGGCCCGCCAGGTCCGCGAATACCAAGAGCTCATGAACGTCAAGTTGGCTCTGGACATTGAGATTGCCACCTACAGGAAGCTTCTGGAGGGAGAGGAATCCAG AATTTCCTCTGGTGGTGGAAGTGCAACCATCCACATACAGTCCACAAGCAGCAGCATGG ctgctggtggtggtggaggaggcttCGGTGCAGGAGGCTTCGGCAGTGGAATGGGCTTCGGTTCTGGCATGGGAGGCGGCATGGGCGGCGGCATGGGCATGGGCGGTGGCTATGGCGGCGGCATGAGCAGCATGAGCATcggaggtggtggcctcatgaGCTCAAGAAGCAGCAGCCGTGTGTCATCTACGCGCtactaa
- the LOC114438014 gene encoding keratin, type II cytoskeletal 8-like — protein sequence MTTMSVKRTSFHSSSGGGGFGGSMRSGGGGFSSRSAVMMRPAMLVSSSMAGGSMLRSSGGAGFGGGAGFSSASAFGSGGGSGFGMGGGAGLGMGGGGGGFGFGAGGMGGGMIPTITNVQVNHSLLAPLNLEIDPTIQTVRTQEKEQIKTLNNRFASFIDKVRFLEQQNKMLETKWNLLQDQTTTRSNIDSMFEAYIANLRRQLDGLGNEKIKLEGELKNMQGLVEDFKNKYEDEINKRAAVENEFVLLKKDVDGAYMNKIELEAKVDALQDEINFLRAVYDAELCELQGQIKDTSVIVEMDNSRNLDMDAIVAEVRAQYEEIANNSRADAEKWYQQKFQEMQTSASQAGDDLRSTKSEIAELNRMISRIQNEIEAVKGQRANLEAQIAEAEERGELAVKDAKARIRDLEDALQRAKQDMARQVREYQELMNVKLALDIEIATYRKLLEGEESRISSGGGSATIHVQSTSSSMAAGGGGGGGFGAGGFGSGMGFSSGMGGGMGGSMGMGGGYGGGMSSMSIGGGGLMSSRSSSRVSSTRY from the exons ATGACTACTATGAGCGTGAAAAGGACCagcttccacagcagcagcggtggtGGTGGCTTTGGTGGAAGCATGcgttcaggaggaggaggtttttcCTCAAGATCTGCTGTTATGATGAGGCCTGCAATGTTGGTTTCATCTAGCATGGCTGGTGGCTCCATGCTCAGGTCAAGTGGTGGAGCTGGCTTTGGAGGTGGTGCTGGATTCAGTTCTGCCTCTGCTtttggtagtggtggtggttctggtttTGGTATGGGTGGTGGTGCTGGTCTTGGTAtgggcggtggtggtggtggttttgGCTTTGGTGCTGGAGGTATGGGAGGTGGTATGATACCTACCATCACAAACGTCCAAGTCAACCATAGCCTGCTGGCCCCTCTGAACCTCGAGATTGACCCCACCATCCAAACTGTCCGCACCCAAGAGAAGGAGCAGATCAAGACACTGAACAACCGCTTCGCAAGCTTCATTGACAAG GTCCgcttcctggagcagcagaacaAAATGCTGGAGACCAAGTGGAACCTGCTGCAAGACCAGACCACCACACGCTCCAACATTGACAGCATGTTCGAGGCCTACATCGCCAACCTGCGCAGACAGCTGGACGGGCTCGGCAATGAGAAGATCAAGCTGGAGGGAGAGCTGAAGAACATGCAGGGATTGGTGGAGGACTTTAAGAACAA ATATGAAGATGAAATCAACAAGCGTGCTGCTGTGGAGAATGAGTTTGTGCTCCTCAAGAAG GATGTTGATGGCGCCTACATGAACAAAATTGAGCTGGAGGCCAAGGTTGATGCCCTTCAAGATGAGATTAACTTCCTCAGAGCAGTTTATGACGCT GAACTTTGTGAGCTTCAGGGACAGATCAAGGACACTTCAGTCATTGTGGAGATGGACAACAGCCGCAACCTGGATATGGACGCCATCGTGGCTGAAGTCAGAGCACAGTACGAGGAGATCGCcaacaacagcagagcagaTGCTGAGAAATGGTATCAGCAGAAG TTCCAGGAAATGCAGACCAGTGCATCCCAGGCCGGAGATGACCTTCGCTCCACCAAGAGCGAGATTGCTGAGCTCAACCGGATGATTAGCCGCATCCAGAATGAGATCGAGGCAGTCAAGGGACAG CGTGCCAACCTGGAAGCCCAGATCGCTGAGGCTGAGGAGCGTGGTGAGCTGGCAGTGAAGGACGCCAAGGCCCGCATAAGGGACCTTGAAGATGCCCTGCAGAGAGCTAAGCAGGACATGGCCCGCCAGGTCCGCGAATACCAAGAGCTCATGAACGTCAAGTTGGCTCTGGACATTGAGATTGCCACCTACAGGAAGCTTCTGGAGGGAGAGGAATCCAG AATTTCCTCTGGTGGTGGAAGTGCAACCATCCACGTACAGTCCACAAGCAGCAGCATGG ctgctggtggtggtggaggaggaggcttcgGTGCAGGAGGCTTCGGCAGTGGAATGGGCTTCAGTTCTGGCATGGGAGGCGGCATGGGCGGCAGCATGGGCATGGGCGGTGGCTATGGCGGCGGCATGAGCAGCATGAGCATcggaggtggtggcctcatgaGCTCAAGAAGCAGCAGCCGTGTGTCATCTACGCGCtactaa
- the LOC114438015 gene encoding keratin, type II cytoskeletal cochleal-like: MTTMSVKRTSFHSSSGGGGFGGSMRSGGGGGFSSRSAVMMRPAMSVSSSMAGGSMLRSSGGAGFGGGAGFSSASAFGSGGGSGFGMGGGAGLGMGGGGGFGFGAGGMGGGMIPTITNVQVNQSLLAPLNLEIDPTIQTVRTQEKEQIKTLNNRFASFIDKVRFLEQQNKMLETKWNLLQDQTTTRSNIDSMFEAYIANLRRQLDGLGNEKIKLEGELKNMQGLVEDFKNKYEDEINKRAAVENEFVLLKKDVDGAYMNKIELEAKVDALQDEINFLRAVYDAELRELQGQIKDTSVIVEMDNSRNLDMDAIVAEVRAQYEEIANNSRADAEKWYQQKFQEMQTSASQAGDDLRSTKSEIAELNRMISRIQNEIEAVKGQRANLEAQIAEAEERGELAVKDAKARIRDLEDALQRAKQDMARQVREYQELMNVKLALDIEIATYRKLLEGEESRISSGGGSATIHVQSTSSSMAAGGGGGGFGAGGFGSGMGFSSGMGGGMGGGMGMGGGYGGGMSSMSIGGGGLMSSRSSSRVSSTRY, encoded by the exons ATGACTACTATGAGCGTGAAAAGGACCagcttccacagcagcagcggtggtGGTGGCTTTGGTGGAAGCATGcgttcaggaggaggaggaggtttttcCTCAAGATCTGCTGTTATGATGAGGCCTGCAATGTCGGTTTCATCTAGCATGGCTGGTGGCTCCATGCTCAGGTCAAGTGGTGGAGCTGGCTTTGGAGGTGGTGCTGGATTCAGTTCTGCCTCTGCTtttggtagtggtggtggttctggtttTGGTATGGGTGGTGGTGCTGGTCTTGGTATgggcggtggtggtggttttGGCTTTGGTGCTGGAGGTATGGGAGGTGGTATGATACCTACCATCACAAACGTCCAAGTCAACCAGAGCCTGCTGGCCCCTCTGAACCTCGAGATTGACCCCACCATCCAAACTGTCCGCACCCAAGAGAAGGAGCAGATCAAGACACTGAACAACCGCTTCGCAAGCTTCATTGACAAG GTCCgcttcctggagcagcagaacaAAATGCTGGAGACCAAGTGGAACCTGCTGCAAGACCAGACCACCACACGCTCCAACATTGACAGCATGTTCGAGGCCTACATCGCCAACCTGCGCAGACAGCTGGACGGGCTCGGCAATGAGAAGATCAAGCTGGAGGGAGAGCTGAAGAACATGCAGGGATTGGTGGAGGACTTTAAGAACAA ATATGAAGATGAAATCAACAAGCGTGCTGCTGTGGAGAATGAGTTTGTGCTCCTCAAGAAG GATGTTGATGGCGCCTACATGAACAAAATTGAGCTGGAGGCCAAGGTTGACGCCCTTCAAGATGAGATTAACTTCCTCAGAGCAGTTTATGACGCT GAACTTCGTGAGCTTCAGGGACAGATCAAGGACACTTCAGTCATTGTGGAGATGGACAACAGCCGCAACCTGGATATGGACGCCATCGTGGCTGAAGTCAGAGCACAGTACGAGGAGATCGCcaacaacagcagagcagaTGCTGAGAAATGGTATCAGCAGAAG TTCCAGGAAATGCAGACCAGTGCATCCCAGGCCGGAGATGACCTTCGCTCCACCAAGAGCGAGATTGCTGAGCTCAACCGGATGATTAGCCGCATCCAGAATGAGATCGAGGCAGTCAAGGGACAG CGTGCCAACCTGGAAGCCCAGATCGCTGAGGCTGAGGAGCGTGGTGAGCTGGCAGTGAAGGACGCCAAGGCCCGCATAAGGGACCTTGAAGATGCCCTGCAGAGAGCTAAGCAGGACATGGCCCGCCAGGTCCGCGAATACCAAGAGCTCATGAACGTCAAGTTGGCTCTGGACATTGAGATTGCCACCTACAGGAAGCTTCTGGAGGGAGAGGAATCCAG AATTTCCTCTGGTGGTGGAAGTGCAACCATCCACGTACAGTCCACAAGCAGCAGCATGG ctgctggtggtggtggaggaggcttCGGTGCAGGAGGCTTTGGCAGTGGAATGGGCTTCAGTTCTGGCATGGGAGGCGGCATGGGCGGCGGCATGGGCATGGGCGGTGGCTATGGCGGCGGCATGAGCAGCATGAGCATcggaggtggtggcctcatgaGCTCAAGAAGCAGCAGCCGCGTGTCATCTACGCGCtactaa
- the LOC114438017 gene encoding mitogen-activated protein kinase 12, with translation MESPMKDSPVRPGFHRLEVQKTTWDVPERYTALRSIGSGAYGTVCSAIDQKTKEKVAIKKLYRPFESLILAKRAYRELRLLRHIQHENVICLLDVFTPDSTLEKFHTFYMVMPFVAQDLGHIMKKRRLSDRIITYLFYQLLRGLKYIHSAGIIHRDLKPGNLAVSENCELKILDFGLARQAESEMTGYVVTRWYRAPEVIFNWMHYSQTVDVWSAACILAEMITGQVLFPGHDSIDQLKKILHLTGTPDSSLVQKMQSKDAQSYVQGLPPQKKKNFKEVFPSMDKNAINLLEGMLLLDPEKRLTVKQGISHRFLAEHCDPESELDSDPYDDSFESLELAVGEWKSLIHMEIMTFDPDNPSKTAM, from the exons ATGGAGTCCCCAATGAAGGATTCCCCCGTCAGACCGGGGTTTCACCGACTGGAAGTCCAGAAAACGACGTGGGACGTCCCGGAGAGATACACGGCGCTGAGGTCCATCGGCTCCGGAGCTTACGGGACAGTCTG CTCTGCCATTGACCAGAAGACCAAGGAGAAGGTAGCCATCAAGAAGCTGTATCGGCCTTTCGAGTCACTCATTCTCGCCAAGCGGGCCTACAGGGAACTCAGGCTGCTCCGCCACATACAGCATGAAAAT GTGATCTGCCTCCTTGACGTCTTCACACCTGACTCCACACTGGAGAAATTCCACACCTT TTACATGGTCATGCCATTTGTAGCCCAGGATCTGGGCCACATCATGAAAAAGAGAAGATTAAGTGATCGCATCATTACATATCTCTTCTACCAGCTCCTACGGGGCCTGAAG taCATTCACTCTGCAGGGATCATTCATCGG GATCTGAAGCCAGGTAACCTTGCTGTGAGTGAGAACTGTGAACTAAAG ATTCTGGATTTTGGCCTGGCCAGACAGGCGGAGAGTGAAATGACTGGTTATGTTGTCACACGCTGGTACAGAGCACCAGAGGTCATTTTCAACTGGATGCACTACAGTCAGACAG TGGATGTGTGGTCAGCCGCCTGTATCCTGGCTGAAATGATTACTGGCCAGGTTCTTTTCCCAGGACACGACA GCATTGATCAGCTAAAGAAGATCCTCCATCTGACAGGAACACCGGACTCCTCCCTGGTGCAGAAGATGCAGAGTAAAGAT GCACAGTCATATGTGCAGGGGCTCCCaccacaaaagaagaaaaatttcAAGGAAGTGTTTCCATCCATGGATAAGAATG CTATAAACCTGCTGGAGGGGATGTTGCTGCTGGATCCAGAGAAGAGGCTGACAGTGAAGCAGGGAATCTCCCACCGCTTCCTGGCTGAACATTGTGACCCAGAGAGCGAACTGGACTCTGACCCTTATGATGATTCCTTTGAGAGCTTGGAGCTTGCAGTCGGCGAGTGGAAGA GCCTAATCCACATGGAGATCATGACCTTCGACCCTGACAATCCCAGTAAGACTGCCATGTAG